Proteins found in one Arachis stenosperma cultivar V10309 chromosome 8, arast.V10309.gnm1.PFL2, whole genome shotgun sequence genomic segment:
- the LOC130945744 gene encoding uncharacterized protein LOC130945744 produces MVFEISIEPSMITEVEIYDLTSRHYPYTIYADDQRILCINTTSSQTLSKWLTNLLKSIPKNTPVIVGVTAEHQFTKYTKRGVKDHGYFFISLCVGSHCLLYPLLQQGDSYKAKQNPRPLCDFFANPRVIAVGMEIEKVKAKLEKHHGIELKKALDLRAMAVEGMKEVGEKVDLWRYNIDKLAKTVLGKHFDVVRPVEKLDWYDEESSCCYYNVYMDEKTMFITIDTYLCYLIGFELYGMIHGHEAGKSQDSSKSKKKVNKKKNS; encoded by the coding sequence ATGGTTTTTGAGATCAGCATTGAACCCAGCATGATCACCGAAGTCGAGATTTACGACCTCACTTCCCGCCATTATCCTTACACTATTTATGCCGACGACCAACGCATCCTCTGCATCAACACCACCTCTTCCCAAACGCTCTCCAAGTGGCTCACCAACCTCCTCAAGTCCATTCCCAAAAACACCCCGGTCATCGTGGGCGTAACCGCCGAGCACCAATTTACCAAGTACACCAAGCGCGGCGTCAAGGACCACGGCTACTTCTTCATCTCCCTCTGCGTTGGCTCTCACTGCCTCCTCTACCCTCTTCTCCAACAAGGCGACTCTTACAAAGCGAAGCAAAATCCTAGGCCCCTCTGCGACTTCTTTGCCAACCCTAGGGTTATCGCGGTGGGAATGGAGATCGAAAAGGTGAAGGCAAAGCTGGAGAAGCACCATGGGATCGAGCTGAAGAAGGCGTTGGACCTTAGGGCGATGGCGGTGGAAGGGATGAAGGAGGTAGGGGAGAAGGTGGATCTGTGGCGGTACAATATTGACAAGTTGGCGAAGACAGTGCTGGGGAAGCACTTTGACGTGGTGAGGCCGGTAGAGAAGCTGGACTGGTACGATGAAGAAAGCTCGTGCTGTTATTATAATGTGTATATGGATGAGAAGACAATGTTCATCACCATTGATACCTATCTTTGCTATCTCATTGGTTTCGAGCTATATGGTATGATCCATGGACATGAAGCGGGTAAGAGTCAAGATTCTAGTAAGTCCAAGAAGAAGGTTAACAAGAAGAAAAACTCATGA
- the LOC130944841 gene encoding uncharacterized protein LOC130944841, with amino-acid sequence MGPKRGQKVVIKSTRKVVQESVQVSIVGSSSKRTRRGNNKDIQTSDEVVGEENVRIIPVQEVAPQPKDASTTTVTTQQDDQGEQEHNAETEEQNIDTTATAVSQKEEPKEPSSKEDDEKKAKTHERNDGKGKKKRRKRSSGEGYKRYVYMVLKQVHPDMGISSQAMTVLNNLMGDMFERLADEASKLKTYTGHMTLSSREIQGAVKLVLPGELGKHAIAEGAKAVTNYISHDA; translated from the coding sequence ATGGGTCCAAAGCGTGGTCAGAAGGTGGTGATCAAATCCACCAGGAAAGTTGTGCAAGAAAGTGTTCAAGTTTCGATTGTGGGCAGCAGCAGCAAACGAACAAGAAGAGGGAACAACAAAGATATTCAGACAAGTGACGAGGTTGTAGGAGAAGAAAATGTGAGGATTATTCCAGTTCAAGAAGTGGCTCCTCAACCCAAAGATGCAAGCACCACCACTGTCACTACTCAACAAGATGACCAAGGAGAACAAGAACATAATGCTGAAACAgaagaacaaaatattgacacTACTGCCACAGCTGTTTCTCAAAAAGAAGAACCCAAAGAGCCATCATCTAAAGAGGATGATGAAAAGAAAGCTAAGACCCATGAAAGGAATGATGgtaaagggaagaagaagagaagaaagagatcAAGTGGAGAAGGATATAAGAGATATGTGTACATGGTGTTGAAGCAGGTACACCCTGACATGGGAATTTCTTCACAGGCCATGACTGTTCTGAATAACTTGATGGGTGACATGTTTGAAAGGCTAGCTGATGAGGCTTCCAAGCTAAAAACATACACAGGGCACATGACATTGTCATCAAGGGAGATTCAAGGGGCAGTGAAGCTGGTTCTGCCTGGGGAGCTTGGAAAACATGCCATTGCTGAAGGGGCCAAAGCTGTCACCAACTATATATCCCATGATGCCTGA
- the LOC130944840 gene encoding uncharacterized protein LOC130944840 — MAIAGVHSVAVIDSTLLRESHSQLSGRRGDGGGRGGARSSSLLQMWREIEDEHMAGQVQGRSGELLIRQRSDGLISDLSQEDASRRGEGEGHMIEDAISGENESETWSQSQSQNDSRDDEHEGLGNSNCESSSDLGEVERERVRQIFREWMNSGAGDHRASNVPRGSGGSRRQWLGETEQERVSIIREWVQMSSQQRVVSSSENREDQSSEIGNQIERVRDGFVVNQHEGQSEHTRRGIRRLRGRQVLLDMLKKAEVERQREVQELFEHRAVSRFPHRNRIQALLRGRFLRNDRSTDNNRSTSIAESELGLLRQKQTVSGLREGFFSRKDNSGCSQATSNLSDASSDTDGDVNAIEHAGASSSQTVPSVHAKKSESNNGGSDEIGISGRENCFQQSTCENLDCQDSGAYANEIDQALASSVEVEGSDSIGQNVVMDTEDASSGLTQQRLQIEGTNPSNMQVNEVHIEQSELGGITDNESYLSHHSNSIEGNIAADVDWDVSVAPEVEQPEEAISENEGSDWHQTSIEWSSTEDGVDNNQLGGSSNELPQNTFGNEDGENSRLQEGPEVWQEDSGFQEAVEIWLGGPSDHEAAPVGRIHGFYFPEDDNVYSVELRELLSRRSVSNLLRSSFRESLDQLIQSYVERQSHANVEWELQETTTPFSPSAAQELEQQNRDPIVGTQDAVNSSLGRQPLPPPPPPPPIWDHRRSRHDRWSPHDINNQRLGMEWDVINDLRVDMVRLQQRMNNMQRMLETCMDMQLELQRSIRQEVSAALNRSTGSSGTRDHDSPDDKSKWECVRKGVCCICCENNIDSLLYRCGHMCTCSNCANDLHRSGRKCPMCQAPVVEVIRAYSIL; from the exons ATGGCTATTGCTGGTGTGCATAGTGTGGCTGTGATTGACTCTACACTTCTTAGGGAGTCTCATTCTCAGTTATCAGGTAGGCGAGGGGATGGAGGAGGGAGGGGAGGTGCCCGTTCATCTTCCCTCTTGCAAATGTGGCGAGAAATCGAGGATGAACACATGGCGGGTCAAGTTCAGGGGAGGTCTGGGGAGTTGTTAATTAGGCAGAGGAGTGATGGATTGATCTCGGACCTGTCGCAGGAAGATGCCTCTCGGAGAGGAGAAGGTGAAGGGCATATGATAGAAGATGCAATTTCGGGTGAGAATGAATCAGAAACATGGTCACAGTCACAAAGTCAGAATGATTCTCGTGACGATGAACACGAAGGTTTAGGCAATTCTAATTGTGAGAGCTCTTCAGATCTTGGAGAAGTTGAAAGGGAAAGAGTGAGGCAAATTTTCAGGGAATGGATGAATAGTGGTGCTGGGGATCATCGTGCATCAAATGTTCCCAGAGGAAGTGGTGGTTCAAGGAGACAGTGGCTTGGGGAAACTGAGCAGGAGAGGGTGAGTATCATTAGGGAGTGGGTACAGATGAGTAGCCAGCAGAGAGTTGTGTCTTCTAGTGAAAACAGGGAAGACCAATCTTCGGAGATCGGTAACCAAATTGAACGTGTTCGGGATGGATTCGTTGTTAATCAGCATGAGGGCCAATCTGAGCATACACGGAGGGGAATCCGTAGATTGCGTGGCCGGCAGGTTCTGCTTGATATGCTCAAGAAGGCTGAGGTGGAAAGGCAAAGAGAAGTTCAGGAGTTGTTTGAACACCGGGCAGTATCCCGTTTCCCCCACCGCAATCGCATTCAG GCATTGCTTAGAGGCAGGTTCTTGAGAAATGATAGATCAACTGATAATAACAGGTCCACTTCCATTGCGGAAAGTGAATTAGGTTTATTGAGGCAAAAACAGACTGTATCAGGTCTAAG GGAAGGATTCTTTTCCAGAAAGGACAATTCTGGTTGCAGTCAAGCAACAAGCAACCTTTCTGATGCCTCATCTGACACTGATGGTGATGTTAACGCAATTGAACATGCTGGAGCCAGCAGTTCACAAACTGTCCCATCTGTACATGCTAAAAAGTCGGAGTCTAATAACGGTGGAAGTGATGAAATTGGCATATCTGGCAGGGAAAACTGTTTTCAACAATCTACTTGTGAGAATCTAGACTGTCAAGATTCTGGTGCTTATGCTAATGAAATTGATCAGGCATTGGCCTCAAGTGTTGAGGTTGAAGGCAGCGATAGCATTGGACAAAATGTTGTTATGGATACTGAAGATGCTTCTAGTGGCCTCACCCAACAAAGGTTGCAAATTGAAGGTACAAATCCTAGCAATATGCAGGTAAATGAGGTACATATTGAGCAATCTGAGCTGGGTGGTATAACTGATAATGAAAGCTACTTATCACATCACAGCAATAGTATAGAGGGCAATATTGCTGCTGATGTGGATTGGGATGTTTCTGTTGCTCCAGAAGTAGAGCAACCAGAAGAGGCTATTTCTGAAAATGAAGGAAGTGACTGGCATCAAACTAGCATTGAATGGAGTAGCACTGAGGATGGTGTTGACAATAATCAACTCGGTGGCTCATCAAATGAACTACCTCAAAACACATTCGGAAATGAAGATGGAGAAAATTCTCGCCTACAAGAAGGGCCTGAAGTGTGGCAGGAGGACAGCGGCTTTCAAGAGGCTGTAGAAATTTGGTTGGGAGGACCTTCTGATCATGAAGCAGCTCCAGTTGGTAGAATTCATGGATTTTATTTTCCCGAAGATGACAATGTGTACAGCGTCGAACTCAGGGAACTGCTAAGTAG GAGAAGTGTCTCAAACCTCCTTCGCAGCAGTTTTCGTGAAAGCCTTGATCAGTTGATACAATCATACGTTGAAAGGCAGAGTCATGCTAACGTTGAGTGGGAGCTGCAAGAAACAACCACCCCTTTCTCTCCCTCGGCAGCACAGGAGCTTGAGCAACAGAACAGGGATCCGATTGTTGGTACTCAGGATGCTGTTAATAGCTCACTTGGTCGTCAACCCTTGCCGCCGCCACCTCCGCCACCGCCGATATGGGATCACCGCCGCTCACGTCATGACAGATGGTCACCTCATGATATAAATAATCAACGCCTAGGAATG GAATGGGATGTCATTAATGACTTGAGAGTTGACATGGTTAGGCTACAGCAAAGAATGAACAATATGCAGAGAATGCTGGAGACCTGCATGGATATGCAGCTTGAGTTGCAACGCTCAATAAGACAAGAGGTTTCTGCGGCCCTAAATCGCTCAACTGGTTCATCAG GAACACGTGACCATGATTCACCAGATGATAAATCCAAATGGGAATGCGTGAGGAAAGGGGTTTGCTGCATTTGCTGCGAAAACAATATTGATTCTCTCTTGTACAG ATGTGGGCACATGTGCACATGTTCTAACTGTGCTAATGATTTGCACCGAAGTGGAAGGAAGTGTCCAATGTGTCAAGCACCAGTTGTTGAAGTAATTCGTGCTTATTCCATACTATAG